The Sesamum indicum cultivar Zhongzhi No. 13 linkage group LG6, S_indicum_v1.0, whole genome shotgun sequence genome has a segment encoding these proteins:
- the LOC105163020 gene encoding pentatricopeptide repeat-containing protein At1g09410-like has translation MPLPRAFAPLFRASPLHIFTLSTVNLNHRINECLRDGNVVGARKLFDEYSHSRNVVSWNSLINGCFKTRQISEAQKLFDQMPQRDVVSWNTMLSGFRDAQNPQKAHQYFLQMIEHGSRPNELTFSVLMSAFFDTEFDVLIPQLHALVIHFGLNLNIYLGSALMRGYIGLGNCHCFHRVFDEILEKDVVPCNVLILGYMEFGLISEAKRAFDEMPERNAFSWSIMINGYMKNKMVSEARAVFDRLSEKDVVSWTAMIRGCVQCEKFAEALDMFLLMMNSGTRPNHYTFSSVLDACAGCSSLVMGNQVHACILKFGIPLDVVLATSLVDMYGKCGDIEAAFCVFQSMVIKNLVSWNSIIGGYARHGLASRALEEFERMVKSGIVPDEISFINALSACGHGGMVKEGEELFNSMQAKYGMQAEMEHYSCMVDLYGKAGQLEKAEELIKRMPFEPDVVVWGSLLGACGLHSCLEVGEIAANGICKLEQDHPAVYSVLSKIYGANGVRSAVIQLENMVQKWHARKQKAGSWIEYNSRVT, from the coding sequence ATGCCCCTGCCGCGCGCATTTGCGCCCCTCTTTCGGGCTTCTCCCCTCCACATTTTCACGCTTTCCACCGTCAACTTAAACCACAGGATCAATGAATGCCTCCGCGACGGCAATGTCGTTGGAGCCCGCAAGTTGTTTGATGAGTATTCCCACTCGAGAAACGTCGTCTCATGGAACTCCTTGATCAACGGCTGCTTTAAAACCCGTCAAATTTCAGAAGCCCAGAAACTGTTCGATCAGATGCCTCAAAGAGACGTCGTTTCTTGGAACACCATGCTTTCAGGTTTTCGGGATGCACAAAACCCGCAGAAAGCTCACCAGTATTTCCTTCAAATGATCGAACATGGTTCGAGGCCGAATGAGCTCACTTTTTCTGTACTTATGAGCGCATTTTTTGATACGGAGTTTGATGTTTTAATTCCACAGTTGCATGCTCTTGTGATCCATTTTGGGCTTAATCTCAACATTTATCTAGGGTCTGCCTTAATGAGGGGATACATTGGTTTAGGTAATTGCCATTGTTTTCATAGAGTGTTTGATGAGATCTTAGAGAAAGATGTGGTGCCCTGTAATGTGTTGATCTTGGGTTATATGGAATTTGGTTTGATAAGTGAGGCTAAGAGGGCTTTTGATGAGATGCCCGAGAGAAATGCTTTTTCTTGGAGTATCATGATTAATGGGTATATGAAGAATAAGATGGTCAGTGAAGCAAGAGCAGTTTTTGATAGGCTAAGTGAAAAGGATGTGGTCTCATGGACTGCCATGATTAGAGGTTGTGTGCAATGTGAGAAGTTTGCGGAGGCTCTGGATATGTTTCTCTTGATGATGAACTCTGGAACACGTCCTAATCATTATACTTTTTCAAGTGTTTTAGATGCTTGCGCAGGTTGTTCCTCTCTTGTTATGGGCAATCAAGTTCATGCGTGcatcttgaaatttggtattCCTCTAGATGTGGTTTTAGCAACATCCCTTGTTGACATGTATGGGAAATGTGGGGATATAGAGGCAGCATTTTGTGTATTTCAGTCCATGgtgataaaaaatttggtaTCATGGAACTCGATTATTGGAGGTTATGCAAGACATGGACTTGCATCTAGGGCATTGGAGGAGTTTGAGAGGATGGTGAAGAGTGGTATTGTTCCTGATGAGATCTCATTTATCAATGCTCTCTCAGCATGCGGGCATGGAGGAATGGTTAAAGAAGGTGAGGAGCTTTTCAACTCCATGCAAGCAAAGTATGGAATGCAAGCAGAGATGGAACATTACTCGTGCATGGTAGATCTATATGGTAAGGCAGGTCAGCTGGAAAAGGcagaagaattaattaaaaggatGCCTTTTGAGCCTGATGTCGTTGTTTGGGGTTCATTGCTTGGGGCCTGTGGCTTACATTCCTGTCTGGAGGTTGGTGAGATTGCAGCAAATGGAATATGCAAACTGGAACAAGATCACCCTGCAGTTTACTCAGTCCTATCCAAGATATATGGTGCAAATGGAGTTCGGAGTGCTGTGATTCAGCTGGAGAATATGGTCCAAAAATGGCATGCTAGAAAACAGAAGGCTGGGAGTTGGATTGAATATAATTCACGTGTCACTTGA
- the LOC105163019 gene encoding DUF724 domain-containing protein 6 isoform X3 has protein sequence MFDVGRTVEVSFDREDRRDAWFPATIQEDLGKGAFVVEYCSEDTDNKVEALKVTIDSPHLRPCPPLLKEKNFDLLEKVDAFFNFGWWSGVITKELENSRYVVFFKQMKRDKEFYQSELRPHMEWKDGKWFTSSQMMECMDTHPCKFQCHCGHCPVNYSGDRKDSCDRKSPSSSTLRKGQLEQLTSDDKKMSHMTASVIKRRQNLSDSWGALSQPLKKLEEGNVLGSSQQVTHDRSTEEMCVSVSPVSINYKASSARQTATGDCSSDQPSWGRRLRRKQRNIDATEKFGEVVNLTSSYDYEPKLQLESLELNIEGKEPDALGNTTPVQNEQVKEEGERPVIIGLPCTEMGSSEFGRKGKRGSRSSSKLIMNPGNGQMQQLNDSTILKMKDSRQLEVVEFSERRKRGRPRKLQIESIRTSVAENGVVGSDDVYRKDDEPHRVLEVEVMEVTLRNQEKTVFNNDKLTNGRSGPKSKEGSVMKRTFAKMHNEKVVKDSITVQENSSFKRGRRRVRGEKIALQVQDSLDSSGRKMMEVNCTVEVNKVICDAPSNELDDEPLSKWIEGMHSSSFIDGSRPSPVSTMEECIGNGEKQRDNIVLEEDGGKQPENGKGASVSVDEGSIVPCEQQSLPFVKNTVLWKTIESMEVFQRIPQRPHFQPLENFRESSREGLAIGYMVTFSSVVEKTSRLQVNDPKSITDDILETLADLERQGFDVRAVRERVAELLSVKDKQERLVDEVDKLNNQILEHNREKSRIDEEIREINEHIGKLQQKLSLAESAKEKEDDEIASLLARLKETEESINKVGRDFEGIAASRL, from the exons ATGTTTGACGTGGGGAGAACAGTAGAAGTATCATTTGACAGAGAAGATCGTCGAGATGCTTGGTTTCCAGCCACGATTCAGGAAGACTTGGGAAAAGGAGCTTTTGTGGTGGAGTACTGTAGTGAAGATACTGATAACAAGGTTGAGGCACTTAAAGTAACAATTGACTCCCCCCATCTCAGACCTTGCCCTCCGCTTCTCAAGGAgaagaattttgatttattggaaaaagttgatgcattctttaattttggcTGGTGGAGTGGGGTTATTACAAAAGAGCTTGAGAATAGTAGGTATGTTGTATTCTTTAAGCAAATGAAAAGGGATAAGGAATTCTATCAGTCAGAATTAAGACCTCATATGGAATGGAAGGACGGCAAATGGTTCACTTCTTCCCAG ATGATGGAATGCATGGACACGCACCCTTGTAAATTCCAGTGCCACTGTGGCCACTGTCCAGTGAACTATTCAGGTGATAGGAAGGACTCTTGTGATAGAAAAAGTCCCTCCTCATCGACATTGAGGAAGGGTCAGCTTGAGCAACTAACTTCTGATGATAAGAAAATGTCACACATGACTGCATCTGTGATAAAAAGAAGACAGAATTTATCTGATTCGTGGGGTGCTCTTTCTCAGCCTCTGAAAAAGCTCGAGGAAGGAAATGTACTTGGATCAAGTCAACAAGTTACCCATGATAGATCAACTGAAGAGATGTGTGTTTCTGTAAGCCCAGtctctataaattataaagctAGCTCTGCAAGACAAACTGCTACTGGGGATTGTTCCTCGGATCAACCTTCCTGGGGGAGGAGACTT CGGAGAAAGCAAAGAAACATAGATGCAACAGAAAAATTTGGAGAGGTAGTTAACCTCACATCCAGCTATGACTATGAGCCAAAATTGCAACTTGAAAGTCTGGAACTCAATATTGAAg GGAAGGAGCCAGATGCTTTGGGAAACACAACCCCTGTTCAAAATGAGCAAGTAAAAGAAGAAGGCGAGCGTCCTGTCATCATAGGTTTGCCATGTACAGAAATGGGTAGCTCTGAATTTGGAAGAAAGGGTAAGAGAGGGTCTCGTTCCAGCAGCAAGTTGATTATGAATCCTGGGAATGGCCAGATGCAGCAACTTAATGATTCCACAATTCTGAAAATGAAG GATAGCAGGCAATTAGAAGTTGTTGAATTCAGTGAGAGGAGAAAGAGGGGAAGGCCACGAAAACTGCAGATCGAAAGCATTCGAACTTCAGTGGCAG AAAATGGAGTTGTTGGTTCAGATGATGTCTACAGAAAAGATGATGAACCACATAGAGTTCTTGAAGTGGAAGTGATGGAGGTCACACTACGTAATCAGGAGAAGACGGTTTTCAACAATGACAAACTAACTAATGGTCGGTCGGGTCCCAAAAGTAAAGAAGGAAGTGTTATGAAAAGAACTTTTGCTAAAATGCATAACGAAAAAGTTGTAAAAGACTCCATCACAGTGCAAGAGAATAGTTCATTTAAGAGAGGAAGAAGACGGGTTAGAGGTGAAAAGATTGCACTCCAAGTTCAAG ATTCGTTAGACTCATCTGGAAGGAAAATGATGGAAGTTAACTGCACTGTGGAAGTAAACAAAGTTATCTGTGATGCACCCAGCAATGAGCTTGATGATGAACCACTTTCAAAGTGGATTGAGGGGATGCACTCTTCATCTTTTATTGATGGCTCAA GACCGTCTCCTGTGAGCACTATGGAGGAATGCATAGGAAATGGCGAGAAGCAAAGAGATAACATTGTGTTAGAAGAGGACGGTGGGAAGCAGCCTGAAAATGGAAAGGGAGCTTCTGTGTCTGTTGATGAAGGCTCAATAGTTCCATGCGAGCAGCAAAGCTTGCCTTTTGTGAAAAACACGGTTCTTTGGAAAACAATAGAGTCCATGGAAGTTTTCCAAAGGATACCACAAAGGCCACATTTCCAGcctttagaaaattttagagAAAGTTCGCGGGAAGGCCTGGCTATAGGTTACATGGTAACCTTTTCCAGTGTGGTGGAAAAAACCTCCAGATTGCAGGTCAATGATCCTAAAAGCATCACAGATGACATTCTGGAGACACTTGCTGACTTGGAAAGACAGGGGTTTGATGTTAGGGCTGTACGGGAACGTGTAGCTGAGTTGCTCTCCGTGAAAGATAAACAGGAAAGGCTTGTAGATGAGGTGGATAAACTTAATAACCAAATTTTAGAGCATAATCGTGAGAAAAGTAGGATTGATGAAGAGATACGGGAGATCAACGAGCATATAGGGAAGTTGCAACAAAAACTTTCACTTGCTGAATCagccaaggaaaaggaggatGATGAGATTGCTTCTTTGCTGGCTAGACTGAAGGAAACTGAAGAAAGCATCAACAAGGTGGGGCGGGATTTTGAAGGCATAGCTGCTTCTAGGTTGTGA
- the LOC105163023 gene encoding argininosuccinate synthase, chloroplastic-like isoform X1 codes for MLHTLHRLTALYCLSESPPSPLRRRWLTPYIKFVDCVNRKGMAQLHAISSCSSTNLLFNGSQRDSARVYGRVHCPKKTASEQELGVKASEFHGLAISQNRDHFGLARGNHAIQAVLASDKEAVTSTGVDGKLLGKKLNKVVLAYSGGLDTSVIVPWLRENYGCEVVCFTADVGQGLQELEGLEEKAKASGACQLVVKDLKEEFVRDFIFPCLQAGAIYERKYLLGTSMARPVIAKAMVDVAKEVGADAVSHGCTGKGNDQVRFELTFFALNPELSVVAPWREWEIRGREDAIEYAKKHNVPVPVTKKSIYSRDRNLWHLSHEGDILEDPGKEPKEDMYMMTVDPKEAPDQPEYVKVGIYQGLPVSINGKDLSPASLLAELNDIGGKHGIGRIDMVENRLVGMKSRGVYETPGGTILFTAVRELESLTLDRETMQTKDFLALKYAELVYAGRWFDPLRDSMDAFMKEVTKTTTGSVTLKLYKGSVSVTGRESLYSLYREDISSFESGDIYNQADAAGFIRLYGLPMRVRAMRERGL; via the exons ATGCTCCACACTCTCCACAGACTCACTGCACTATACTGCTTGTCCGAATCTCCACCAAGTCCACTCCGCCGCCGTTGGCTCACGCCG TACATAAAATTTGTCGACTGCGTCAACCGTAAAGGGATGGCTCAATTGCATGCAATCTCTTCGTGTTCTTCCACCAATCTACTTTTCAATGGTTCTCAACGAG ATTCAGCTAGAGTCTATGGCAGAGTTCACTGCCCCAAGAAAACGGCTTCAGAACAAGAG CTAGGAGTGAAAGCCAGCGAGTTTCACGGTCTTGCGATCTCTCAAAACAGAGATCACTTTGGTCTTGCTCGTGGCAATCATG CTATCCAAGCAGTTTTGGCTAGTGATAAGGAGGCTGTGACTTCTACTGGTGTAGATGGAAAATTGCTGGGTAAGAAGTTGAACAAAGTGGTCCTGGCCTATAGTGGTGGTTTAGATACCTCTGTTATTGTACCCTGGCTTAG GGAGAATTATGGATGCGAGGTTGTTTGCTTCACTGCAGATGTCGGCCAA GGGCTACAAGAATTGGAAGGTTTGGAAGAAAAGGCCAAGGCTAGTGGGGCATGTCAGCTAGTGGTGAAGGATTTGAAGGAGGAGTTTGTGAGAGATTTTATCTTTCCTTGCTTGCAAGCTGGTGCAATCTATGAGAGAAAATACTTGCTTGGGACTTCAATGGCTCGTCCAGTTATTGCAAAG GCAATGGTTGATGTTGCCAAAGAGGTTGGAGCTGATGCTGTTTCTCACGGATGTACTGGGAAAGGAAATGATCAG GTCCGCTTTGAGCTCACTTTCTTTGCCCTGAATCCTGAACTCAGTGTTGTTGCTCCTTGGAGGGAATGGGAAATTAGGGGAAGAGAAGACGCAATTGAATATGCTAAAAAGCATAATGTGCCGGTTCCAGTGACAAAGAAATCTATCTATAGCAGAGATAGGAATCTGTGGCATCTCAGTCATGAG GGGGATATATTGGAGGACCCAGGAAAAGAGCCAAAGGAAGACATGTACATGATGACTGTTGATCCAAAAGAGGCACCCGATCAACCTGA GTATGTAAAAGTTGGTATATATCAAGGTCTCCCTGTTTCAATTAATGGAAAAGATCTGTCTCCCGCATCTCTACTTGCTGAGTTAAATGACATTGGTGGGAAGCATGGCATTGGGCGTATAGATATGGTTGAGAATCGGCTTGTTGGCATGAAAAGTCGTGGGGTTTATGAAACTCCTGGAGGAACTATCCTCTTCACTGCAGTGCGTGAACTTGAGTCTCTAACCCTTGATCGTGAAACCATGCAAACTAAGGATTTTCTTGCCCTGAAGTATGCTGAGTTAGTATATGCTGGCCGGTGGTTTGATCCACTTCGTGACTCAATGGATGCTTTTATGAAGGAAGTTACAAAGACTACTACCGGATCGGTAACTTTAAAACTCTACAAAGGATCTGTCAGTGTAACAGGCAGGGAAAGCCTCTATAGTCTGTACAGGGAAGACATCTCATCATTTGAGAGTGGGGATATCTACAATCAAGCTGATGCTGCTGGTTTTATCCGCCTCTATGGATTGCCTATGAGGGTTCGAGCTATGCGTGAGAGAGGCCTCTGA
- the LOC105163021 gene encoding long chain acyl-CoA synthetase 1 — protein sequence MKKFAVKVEEGKKGRDGKPSVGPVYRNLLAGNAYPPVDPNLSTAWEIFRASAEKHSGNRMLGWRELVNGKWGPYVWKSYKEVYEETLHAGSALRAHGSEPGARVGIYSSNCPQWIVAMEACNAHSLICVPLYDTLGTGAVDYILDHAEIDVVFVQDKKVKELLNPECTHARRLKLIVCFTSLTEEQQGKAASIGIKTCSWTEFLNMGRENPVEISPPEPSSICTIMYTSGTSGAPKGVILTHENISTNIRGVDLFMDQFEDKMTVDDVYISFLPLAHILDRMIEEYFFHKGASVGYYHGDINEIRDDLMELKPTFLAGVPRVFERVHEGVLKALEELNWRRRKIFHMLYKYKLYWMNRGYKQKDASPLADLLAFGKVKNRLGGRIRLIVSGGAPLSSEVEEFLRVTSCAFVVQGYGLTESCGLSTIGFPDEMCMIGTVGASFVYNEICLEEVPEMGYDPLADPPRGEICLRGKTTFAGYYKNPELTQEAIKDGWFHTGDIGEMLPNGVVKIIDRKKNLIKLSQGEYVALEYLEKVYGITPIVEDIWVYGDSFKSMLVSVVVPNEENTKKWAQQNGQKGSFMDLCSLDQLKDHILLELKSTAERNKLKGFEHIKGVIVEPKLFELSEKELVTATLKKRRDRLLKNYKVEIDALYQTLRAAKP from the exons atgaagaaatttgcTGTGAAGGtagaagaaggaaagaaaggcAGAGATGGGAAACCATCAGTCGGTCCTGTTTATCGGAATCTACTGGCCGGAAATGCTTATCCACCTGTTGATCCTAATTTATCCACTGCTTGGGAAATTTTCAG AGCATCAGCGGAGAAACATTCTGGGAATAGGATGCTGGGATGGCGAGAGCTGGTAAACGGGAAG TGGGGACCTTATGTATGGAAAAGTTACAAGGAAGTGTACGAAGAAACTCTGCATGCTGGTTCTGCCTTGCGTGCTCATGGTTCTGAACCT GGTGCTCGAGTTGGAATTTACAGCTCCAATTGTCCTCAGTGGATTGTGGCGATGGAG GCCTGCAACGCCCACAGCCTAATTTGTGTCCCTCTATATGATACCCTTG GCACGGGAGCAGTTGACTACATATTAGATCATGCTGAGATTGATGTTGTTTTTGTTCAAGATAAGAAAGTGAAAGAA CTTTTGAATCCTGAATGCACTCATGCACGAAGGCTAAAAT TGATTGTTTGCTTCACTTCATTAACAGAGGAACAGCAGGGTAAGGCTGCCAGTATTGGCATAAAGACATGTTCTTGGACTGAATTCCTTAATAtg GGGAGAGAAAATCCAGTTGAGATTTCACCGCCAGAACCATCTAGCATTTGCACAATAATGTACACTAGTGGCACCAGTGGTGCTCCTAAAGGTGTCATATTAACCCATGAAAACATTTCAACGAACATAAGAGGTGTGGATCTTTTCATGGATCAATTTGAAGATAAG ATGACAGTGGATGATGTGTACATATCGTTCCTACCCCTAGCTCACATTCTCGATCGTATGATTGAAGAATATTTCTTCCACAAGGGTGCTTCCGTTGGCTACTACCATGGG GATATCAATGAAATAAGGGATGATCTGATGGAGTTGAAGCCGACATTTTTGGCAGGAGTACCTCGAGTTTTTGAGCGAGTTCATGAAG GAGTCTTAAAAGCACTTGAAGAACTCAACTGGAGGAGGAGAAAAATTTTCCACATGCTTTACAAATA CAAACTTTACTGGATGAATCGAGGGTACAAACAGAAAGATGCATCACCTTTGGCAGATCTACTTGCTTTCGGGAAG GTCAAGAACAGGTTGGGTGGCAGAATACGTCTGATAGTCTCTGGTGGTGCACCATTAAGCAGTGAGGTGGAGGAGTTCCTTCGAGTTACTTCCTGTGCTTTTGTAGTGCAAGGCTACG GACTGACGGAGAGTTGTGGATTGTCCACTATCGGCTTTCCAGATGAGATGTGCATGATTGGTACAGTTGGTGCGTCATTTGTATATAATGAGATCTGTCTAGAAGAAGTCCCAGAGATGGGCTATGATCCGCTTGCAGATCCTCCTCGTGGTGAAATATGCCTTAGAGGGAAAACAACATTTGCAGGATACTACAAGAACCCGGAGTTGACGCAAGAAGCCATTAAGGATGGATGGTTTCACACAG GTGACATTGGAGAGATGTTACCCAACGGAGTCGTAAAAATCATTGATCGAAAGAAGAATCTTATTAAGCTGTCTCAGGGAGAGTATGTTGCTCTTGAATATTTGGAAAAAGTTTACGGCATTACTCCTATTGTTGAAGAT ATATGGGTGTATGGAGACAGCTTCAAGTCGATGCTGGTTTCTGTTGTGGTACCGAATGAGGAGAACACCAAGAAATGGGCACAGCAGAATGGACAGAAAGGATCCTTTATGGATTTATGCTCCCTTGACCAGCTCAAAGATCACATCCTCCTTGAGCTGAAGTCCACTGCTGAGAGAAACAAG CTGAAAGGATTCGAGCACATAAAAGGTGTAATTGTGGAGCCTAAGCTTTTTGAATTGTCTGAAAAGGAATTGGTGACAGCAACGCTGAAGAAGAGACGAGACAGGCTGCTCAAAAATTATAAG GTGGAAATTGATGCGCTGTATCAAACACTAAGAGCAGCCAAGCCATAG
- the LOC105163023 gene encoding argininosuccinate synthase, chloroplastic-like isoform X2 yields the protein MAQLHAISSCSSTNLLFNGSQRDSARVYGRVHCPKKTASEQELGVKASEFHGLAISQNRDHFGLARGNHAIQAVLASDKEAVTSTGVDGKLLGKKLNKVVLAYSGGLDTSVIVPWLRENYGCEVVCFTADVGQGLQELEGLEEKAKASGACQLVVKDLKEEFVRDFIFPCLQAGAIYERKYLLGTSMARPVIAKAMVDVAKEVGADAVSHGCTGKGNDQVRFELTFFALNPELSVVAPWREWEIRGREDAIEYAKKHNVPVPVTKKSIYSRDRNLWHLSHEGDILEDPGKEPKEDMYMMTVDPKEAPDQPEYVKVGIYQGLPVSINGKDLSPASLLAELNDIGGKHGIGRIDMVENRLVGMKSRGVYETPGGTILFTAVRELESLTLDRETMQTKDFLALKYAELVYAGRWFDPLRDSMDAFMKEVTKTTTGSVTLKLYKGSVSVTGRESLYSLYREDISSFESGDIYNQADAAGFIRLYGLPMRVRAMRERGL from the exons ATGGCTCAATTGCATGCAATCTCTTCGTGTTCTTCCACCAATCTACTTTTCAATGGTTCTCAACGAG ATTCAGCTAGAGTCTATGGCAGAGTTCACTGCCCCAAGAAAACGGCTTCAGAACAAGAG CTAGGAGTGAAAGCCAGCGAGTTTCACGGTCTTGCGATCTCTCAAAACAGAGATCACTTTGGTCTTGCTCGTGGCAATCATG CTATCCAAGCAGTTTTGGCTAGTGATAAGGAGGCTGTGACTTCTACTGGTGTAGATGGAAAATTGCTGGGTAAGAAGTTGAACAAAGTGGTCCTGGCCTATAGTGGTGGTTTAGATACCTCTGTTATTGTACCCTGGCTTAG GGAGAATTATGGATGCGAGGTTGTTTGCTTCACTGCAGATGTCGGCCAA GGGCTACAAGAATTGGAAGGTTTGGAAGAAAAGGCCAAGGCTAGTGGGGCATGTCAGCTAGTGGTGAAGGATTTGAAGGAGGAGTTTGTGAGAGATTTTATCTTTCCTTGCTTGCAAGCTGGTGCAATCTATGAGAGAAAATACTTGCTTGGGACTTCAATGGCTCGTCCAGTTATTGCAAAG GCAATGGTTGATGTTGCCAAAGAGGTTGGAGCTGATGCTGTTTCTCACGGATGTACTGGGAAAGGAAATGATCAG GTCCGCTTTGAGCTCACTTTCTTTGCCCTGAATCCTGAACTCAGTGTTGTTGCTCCTTGGAGGGAATGGGAAATTAGGGGAAGAGAAGACGCAATTGAATATGCTAAAAAGCATAATGTGCCGGTTCCAGTGACAAAGAAATCTATCTATAGCAGAGATAGGAATCTGTGGCATCTCAGTCATGAG GGGGATATATTGGAGGACCCAGGAAAAGAGCCAAAGGAAGACATGTACATGATGACTGTTGATCCAAAAGAGGCACCCGATCAACCTGA GTATGTAAAAGTTGGTATATATCAAGGTCTCCCTGTTTCAATTAATGGAAAAGATCTGTCTCCCGCATCTCTACTTGCTGAGTTAAATGACATTGGTGGGAAGCATGGCATTGGGCGTATAGATATGGTTGAGAATCGGCTTGTTGGCATGAAAAGTCGTGGGGTTTATGAAACTCCTGGAGGAACTATCCTCTTCACTGCAGTGCGTGAACTTGAGTCTCTAACCCTTGATCGTGAAACCATGCAAACTAAGGATTTTCTTGCCCTGAAGTATGCTGAGTTAGTATATGCTGGCCGGTGGTTTGATCCACTTCGTGACTCAATGGATGCTTTTATGAAGGAAGTTACAAAGACTACTACCGGATCGGTAACTTTAAAACTCTACAAAGGATCTGTCAGTGTAACAGGCAGGGAAAGCCTCTATAGTCTGTACAGGGAAGACATCTCATCATTTGAGAGTGGGGATATCTACAATCAAGCTGATGCTGCTGGTTTTATCCGCCTCTATGGATTGCCTATGAGGGTTCGAGCTATGCGTGAGAGAGGCCTCTGA